The genomic window ACCCAAGAGCTATGTGCCTCTTCTTCCTAGCCAACAAAAGCCCCATCTTGTTTAGGTGGTGGGTAGGGAGCCACTGAGATCATAGAAGATGGGCCCCTATCCAAGCCCCAAGAGAATTAATTGTAACTGGGCTTGTTCTGTTTTCCTTTGCCTGTGATTGGTCTAGGAGTGGGCATGTGGCCTATTTCTGGCCCTATGAAGCAAAAGGAGAGGTCTGCTGGGAGACTTCCTGAAACTGCTCTTCCTGGaaggaggaaaacaaacaaaacaacaaccaaagAACTTTACAAGAGAAAGCTTTTTATCCCAGCCCCTTCCTACTCCCATTGAATGCAGCTCTGTGAGGACACGATATTTGAAGCTGCAGTAGCTGAGGTGGCAAAAGATGGCAGAACAGAAGAGCAGACAGAATCTGGGTCCTAGATGACTTCATTGCACTGCTGCAACCGCCTTCTCCAGACCTCTTGCCAGGTGAGAAAATTAAATGTCATTATTGCTTAAGCCCCTGGGGGACTAGATTCTGTTACTTGCCATTGAATGCATCCTAATGCTGTAACCATCTCTTGCACTGAAACCAACTTGCAAAATTTACAGCACAAACTCTGCCCATGTATGAAGAGAATGTATAAAAGCATTCCAAACATCTCTTTTGGGAAAATAAATGGATAACAccgttttttcttttcatttgagtTGTCCTGTCTTTAGCAAGTAAAAGCTGAAAAGCAGAATTTTCACATATAAATCAAATTTCCCCATTTCCCTCCTGTCAAGGGGTAAGAAACTCTTAGCCCGTACATGCTTTGTAGTTAGTTAAGAATTGGATTTCAAGCCCTACTCTTATTGTTCGGTTTATTCTGCTTTGTTCATTCAGATAAGAGAGTCCTTGAAGGTAAGGTTTAGGGTAGTCAAACAGTTATGAACAATGGTTGTGAATTATGACATATTCCAGCATTTTGGAGCAGCAGCTTAGTCAGCTATCCTCAGAGCCAGTCTAAGGACTGGCCAACACCAGTCTGGGTTGtctaaacaaattaatttttaaaagtaaggaaTGTGTCTTTTCAGGCCTGTGGGTCCCTATGGAAACACTGACAAGAACAGGTGGAATAAATATGTGGTCTTTGGTTAAAAACTCTGCAGGGTTCAAAGAAGGGCACTCTCACATCATGTGATGGGTGAGCTGTAGTCATTCTGTGAGGGGAACTCCAGGAGACTGGATCCAACTTGCAATCAGCTATAGTGAAGTTATGATATGAGAAGCACTGACTTGGCACAAGACTTGGGAAAGGCAATGAGGCAGCAGGCAAGCTTTAAGGGGTGACACTTACCTTGAGGGAGCAAGGACAAGTTGTGACCTTCCCAGTCCTCTCTCCATTTGCAAATCAGCAAGCTTCTGTCAGCAAGGAGGGGTGGACAAAGAAACTGTTTGGGTTCAGcttgatttgttttttgagacaggtgtgGCAAGGGGCTGCCATCAAAGTAAGTCACCTTTGGACAAGCCAAGTGCTTTGGGAGACAATTGTTTCTGAAAATAAGTGTTTGTGTCAAACATTCTCTTTGTTAGTAGGAGACATTTTTGTTGGATCATGTTGTCCTCCGCAAAAGAGGTTGCAGAGAAGCTAAGAAAGTTGGGATAACTTAGAGTCTCAGTGCTTTGGGGCAATTTACAGACAGCACTGTGTGATCCTGCCATCTCAGGACTTACATCATGTTGCTAACTCCCCCACTGGGGGCCAAGGTTCTGAAAGGAAGAAAGCATATCTTATTCACTCACGTTTGAGTCTCCAGCACTGAGCACAGCACCTGTCActcagtaggcactcaataaatgtaaattgaTATGAAACATGACACGTGGTGCCTTTTacagaacaaaaattaatttgtccTAAAGGCCTCCTGGGATGCAATTCTGAATTTTAGTATGTGTCTACCTTGGGGTTGAGGTTAATGTTTAAGTGTGACAGGAAGGGGTTAGTTTGGCTGAAATAGTTCTTCCTGTGGTATTAACtggtaaaatgaaatataatgtcaTTCTAATCTCTTCCAAGCCTCTCCTGATTCAAACATGGAAATGTGTTTCTGCAGATTGGGGCGTTTCAGCTAAAAGTTCAACAAGATTAAAAAGGAGAAAGCTTGAGTCGTTTGAGTCAATATCGCAAACAGGGTTTAGGTATTCATTAAGATAAGGATAAACTGCTAAATTTAGGTTTACTCATGATTAATTTGTTTGATGTATTTCCTTACAGAATAATACATGAACTAGATTTTGAATGtgatacagacacacaccacttTTTACAATatatagcttttaaaatttagatgTATTCTATGTGTACAATCCAGAAAGGAGATGAAATCCTGCCTCCTCTTTTATAAACTTATTTGGAGGGGGAGCTAAATGGAAGCCAAATTTTTGCTGAACTCAAATTGGCCATGGATTCTGGATACACTGGGGCTAGAGGAGGGTATGGTTGAGAAGGACAAGAGGCATTGCACAAAGACATTCCTGGAAATAAATCTACACAGACTGGTTGACTTGAAAACTGGTTAATCAGAAATTTTGCCCTGCTTGGGGTAAAGCTAGAAACATTGAATCCCAATCTCTGTGAGTAACATGCCTAAtaggaaaactgaaaattctgtgtatttcttttccaaaattaaatGGCAGCCAacatttgcagaaaaaaaaaacaaacccacaatGGGGAATTAGATTACAGCTGTTTGCTTAAAAATTGAtaactgattttgttttttctttaatggaaATATTTGTATTGTGCattcttgttgttgtttgaagAAAAATGGTGAGAATATTACAGTGCAACTGCAGAATACAAGTTTGATAGAACTAATCTGATTTACCTTAGATACACTCCTCATTTGGGAGAATTTATTTAACTGGTAATTTAATTTAGGTGGAGAGGCACTTTAATTGGAGTTGATTACTGTGGGATTTTTACATACAGTACGATGCACTCTTGAGTTACAGCACCACATGATGTAAAATTGGGTAATTTTAAGCCACTGGATATTTTTATCCCAACTATAATAGAATTTGCTGAAAAATGCTTATTAACTGAAACTGTTTTCTAGGTTGGATACTATTTGGAAAATCTTTGGGACTATGTCAAAGATGGTTGGAAATTTAATAAAGCTAgcagaccaaaaaacaaaacaaagcaaaacaaaacaaaaagacttaaTTTATTAGGACTGCAGTGGTGATGTGTTGTCACTTCAGGATACCCCACTACCTGAATTGCAGCAGTGTTGCAAATCATCACTCTGCAGTGAATGGGAATTTTTGGTTTAGAGTTTAACAGATTTTCCTGGTCTTTGTCCTAGCAACTGACACAGAAATATGAAAGAATTAAATgattcccaaaaaaaaaaaaaacacctacgTTAAACATTTGGGGGTAAAAACGATGAAAATGTAAAGGCAAATGATGAATTTATCAAAGAGAATGAAGGAACAGATAGCATATGTATGTAGGAACACAGTAGctttaaaatatcagaaagatGAAGGACAGAAATGCCAAGTGAAGCAGAGGGTTTCTACATTTGTCATCTGCTCTTGCATGTCCCACGTTCCCTTATGTAATAGATCTTTAATGGATTCCCTACTGTCACAGAACCTTTATAAGACCAGCCTGTGGAGAATGCAAAGGAACTAAATAATGGACAGTTAACGTTCTGGAAAAGCAATTTATTATCTTGCTAGGAGCTGGCTTCTCATTGCATTTAGAATAAACTTTAAACAGCGATATCATCTTCCAGGCCTGATATGATCTGGCCCCTGCAAACTTACCTTCCCGTCTTCCCACTCCCATGCTCATTCTTCAAGCTCTAGCTACACTGGCTTTTTTTCATCCTTGGACTTTTTACACTGGTTCTTTCTGCAAGGTCTTTGCACTGCCATGCTCTCTCTCTGGAATGCTTTTCCTTTGGCTAAATTTTTCCATGTAATTTAGGTCTTAGTTCAATTTTAATCTCCCCCAAGAGATTTTCCATCCTATCTAAAGCAGTCTATGCCCTTCCCTATCCCTAGGTCCCGCAATCACATTACCTAGTTAGATTTCCTTCAAACCTCTTGAAATtcccttatttattcttttgagtttttttccGCTTCACCTTCCCCATAGAACATGAGCTCCTCAGTGTCAGGGGTCTTCTGTTTcattcactgctatatccccaaCACCTAGAATAGAACATGACACATAGTgagcaatgaatgaatgagaaagagTACAGGACTCACAGTGGAACTGCCTATGAACAAAAGGAATACTGGACAAAAAGAAATGGACTAGTGAAGAAAATCAGGAAGAAGAGGAACAAAGAATGGGGTCTAGGGACTGAGAATTGGTTATAGTGTACAATTTTAGCCCCTATAAAAAAGTTTTTTACATGCATTCCAAGCAGAAGGAATGGCAAGTGCTAAGAGGAAGTCTTTCCATCACCACACACAGCTGTtttttactttgttgttgttagtggttttgttttcagtgtgtgtgttgggagtggGGGGAGGATGGGTGTGAGGGATCTCTGTGTGTTTCTCTCAGGGGAAGGCTGGGATTTCTCTTTCAGCCTACAGGTGTTGCTGCATGTTCTTGGAGTTGCCAATGGAGCACTAGACAGGAATACCACCCATGGCAGCTCTACAACTTATTCTAAGACTTTTAGGCCAAGAGGCAGGAAAGAGTGAAGGAATGATCATCACACTGTACCAGGGGTATACCGGTGAGAGGTAAGATGATCGGGGTGGTAGCAGTGACCCCAAATTTTTTTACCCAGAAAAAGATGGATAAATGCTCTGACATTGCTGTGACCCAGGGATCTGTGGCCACGGTTGCTTGTGCAGGCAGCAGCCAATACTTCTGAATGGCTCCCTTGGGACTACAAAACTCTGTGTGGAGGCAGGGAGCCCATGCTATTTGCCGCATCAGAAAAATCCattcatgaaaaagaaagacagagaatgaTAAAAGTCTTCTCAGAAAGCCTTAGCAAAATGGGTGCTTTTATTTTCACAGACATGTCTATGCAATACACTCAGTCACAAGAGAGAGCTTCTTAAGCCTGACCGTAATTTAAACTCCGAAAGGTGAGTTAGCCTGTTAAGAGACCTCCACCCTTCTAGTAACTTATGTCCCTTGATATGGGAAGGATATCTTAGTTTTCCCTAGCCCCTTgcttaggattaaatgagagactTCAGCTTTGGTGTAAAGCTGTCAGCTGCCCTAATCAAGgacaatacataaaaattagactccTTATAAGAATAAGGGATTAAATGGAGGGAGATCTAGAAGTGGATGGGAACAAAAGAGCAGAACTGAGCCTGCATCTGCAGAAAATGTCCAAAGACAACTGGCAGAGTTCAGCTCCATGGGGAAAAGGCATGTTAGTGTGTAGGTAGAGGAACTGGACAAGGAAGGATGGCCTTAGCCTTCCATAATGGAGAAGTCAGGGGAGGGGATGTCTGCATGCAATAGACAACTGAATTAGAAAGAGCAGAAATGTAAACCAGCAGTGCTTCCCTATCTTGGGCCTGGCTAGCTTAAAGTGGCTCCACTGTCATTGGTCAAAAAGGATCTCATTGAGGAAATCCAATCACTAATGCAACAAACTCTAATGAGTTCTAAGCTGGAGAGAGTTCAGTTCTAAAGCTTGCGGGTAGACAGGTCACTGAGAGAGAAGGAATGAAGGAGTGGGATCTGAACAGTGTAATAAGTCATCTAGTAGCTCTGATCACTTTGGACATTGCTGGGGGATACATAACAGCTCACTATAACATTACAACACATACTTATATCTGTTTGTTCCTCCAAACTAACATGACAATGTGTTTCTGCCATCGTAGCTTACAGAGACATGATTTAGTCCAGGTTATactcagattttacaaaagagacTTTGACCACATAGATATTCATAAAATTAATGTGGTTGAGAAAAAAGTGCAGGGGCTTGAAGTCAGAAGAGCTCTGTTCCCATTCTGGCTATGCTGCTGTTCAGGTTTGTGACCTGGAGAGCAGTTTAGCATCTCTGGGTCTCAATTTGTTCATCTGTAGAGCATGGGTGATCAACATTTATGTAATCCTTCTGTGTTGAGTGGGTCTCAAGATGGAAGCTCACTGTGGGAATTTAAAAGCAAACTGTGGCATCGAAACAAACtggacaattgcttgaactctAATATCATCATCCATCCTCATTAAAGGAACTTGTTGATCACTAGTCTGATAGTActgttaaaagacatttatttgtaACTTTTGAGAAAAGTAATTTTCAGACTCTGATTTTAGAATAAGCTCATGAGGAGTCTCATTTCCAAGCTGGAGATCATTTCCAGTTTGAATGAACAATTCTTCTTTTTGGCTTGGCTGAAGGTGGGGATAGATGAAAGCTGAGCTGCACATCCTTCACAGGTCACAATGAAAAGTCAGTCTTTATTCTAGCAGGGCTTGGTCATCTGGAATAGCTGGTACATAGGTGGCAGCCCCATGCCCTATCTCATACTTTAAACAACATCACCAATATCTTTTTCCGAAATAAGCTTGAGTTGTATATGTTTATCACAGGAGAGAAAAGTTTGCCAAGTGTCTTCTATGGACTAAACACTTCCTAGGTGTTTTACATATACTCTGCCATTTAATCCTCAAGGCAACTTTAACAGGTAAGTATTACTGtccttattttacaggtgaagaaattgaGACCCAGAGTGATTATATGACCTGCCCAAGGTGGTCACGTTGTTAGGGCATGGCAGAGATCTGAAATAAAAGTTCAGGTCTTCTGACTTCagtccatgcttttttttttttttttttttctataacatcATGCTacctagaagaaaaagaaatgagggtaAGCAGGCAGCCAGGAAGGTCAGGAAAAATGATATGCTACTTTTAAAGAGGTCCCCTATACTGTATCATTCTGAAATGTCCAATTTTCAAAGAGTCAGAGTAGTAGAGAAATGTTCAATGTTAAATCACTACTCAACGTAAGCAATCTGACTTTGATGGTTCAGAAGCTCTTCCAGATCTTGTCGTGCCTTAAAGTTCTCACTAACAATATCAATTATCAGTGCACTACAGAtatataggaaaagaaaatgccagGTAACAGAAAAGCCAGATCACCTGCCTCCAAGATGGCGGGCACTGCATGgcttttatcagtttttattacATCAGGTCAAGGAAACAAATGGAATCTATCCACATGGTCCTGCCTCGTTGGGCATATATTCTAAACATACATCCATTTTCATACCCAATGAGAAAGAACTCAATTCCAAAGGATCTCACCTTTCACAGAATTCTACCCTTAAGATCCTAAAACAGTCATATCACTGTGCACAAAATTTTTGGCAGTCACAAGCTCTATCACAAAGCAGAGCTTAAAAACAAATGGAGAATATAATCAGTGTTCAAATGCACCCTCACTGGGTGGGTCAGACTGCATGAGGCAGTGTGgctgtgtggagggagaggtccGGACCTGTGGCAAACTGCTGCTCCTGCCAGGAGGCTACCAAAGCCAAAGCTCTTACTTACTGATGTTCCTCAGCTGCCCCAGTGCCTATATCTCTAACAACAGTAAACTGTGAAATACCTGCAGGCAACCATGTCTAAATAAAGAGATCAATGTTTGAATCTTCAAGAAGTGGCCAACTTCAGAAAGGCATCTCTTGGCACCCTAGAGGAGACTGGGATGAAAGTTGTACCGGAGACTGGAGAAGAGCCCGATGTGTTTCACGAGGTTCGGCTCCACTACATAGGCCCTCTCTCCCTTGGCCCTCAACAGCGAGTACAGTGCCATGTCCTTGCCAAAGCCCTTGTGGCAGTATACTTGGGACAGGTAGGTGAGGGTCCGGCGGGCCGCAGGTGCCGGGAAGAGCATGGCTGGGGTGCAACACTGAGAGGCAGGAACCACACTGTACAGGGAAGGACTCAGCCGCCGCAGTTCCAGGAAATAGTGCCGACCCACCAGCTCCACCAGACCCATGCTATACAGGGAGAAGAAGAGCATTACAGGCCAGCTAAACCCTGGGCGGCTGGCAAACCTCATGTATATCCAGGTTAGTAAGGGCCCCAGCAACATGCCTACACCAACCCACTCCAGGATCCGCATGGGCTCTGGGTTGATGTAGTGCTGGAGCCTCTCGGGGTGATAGAGCTTGAGATAAAGGGCATCTCTGAGATGTGGCTCAGAGAAGCGAGCCCGCAGAAGGTGCTCCAAGACTGGGAAGATCTGCTCTTCTGGAACAGCATCGTCTTCTACCATCAGGACGTAGTCTGGGTTGTAGGTCTGCAGGGATGACTCCAGGCAATAGACATAGTCCTGCTTCTCTTTCTCAAACGAGTTGGTGGAAGGGTCATCACCATAATCATCCTCAGTGCCCTCATAGCGATTGGCCACAGGGACGTACTTGGAGAGCAACTTGGCATCAAAATGGCTCACACTACGCTCCACGTTGCACAGGAAGAGTTGGTGCCCCTCGCACTGGGGGCCACATTGCTGAAGAAGCCGGTGGAACTGGGACACCACCTGCAGGACGTAGTGGAAGCCAGGCTGCCTGTCCacagtgatgatggtgatcaCCAGCCAGGGCCGGGGGGTGGCCTGCCAGACAATAGGCACTGAGCCATTGGCAGAGGGAAGCTCCTCAAAATAGTGGAGGGCAGCCTCACCCTCTTTCAAGCTTTGCTGCAGGAACTCTTGGCTCATTTGGTTCAGATGCCAGTGGCGCAGGTAGAAGTAAGAGTGTAGAAGTCGGTGACAGGCCAGGGGGGCCAGCAGGCCAAATGTCACCACTGTTAGGATGAAGAGCTGGACAGCAGTGCTGCCCCAGGAGAGTCGCCGCAGCCTCCGGAGGAGCATGGCAGCTGGAGAGGTTGAAGTGCT from Pongo abelii isolate AG06213 chromosome 13, NHGRI_mPonAbe1-v2.0_pri, whole genome shotgun sequence includes these protein-coding regions:
- the PGAP4 gene encoding post-GPI attachment to proteins factor 4 (The RefSeq protein has 1 substitution compared to this genomic sequence), producing the protein MSTSTSPAAMLLRRLRRLSWGSTAVQLFILTVVTFGLLAPLACHRLLHSYFYLRHWHLNQMSQEFLQQSLKEGEAALHYFEELPSANGSVPIVWQATPRPWLVITIITVDRQPGFHYVLQVVSQFHRLLQQCGPQCEGHQLFLCNVERSVSHFDAKLLSKYVPVANRYEGTEDDYGDDPSTNSFEKEKQDYVYCLESSLQTYNPDYVLMVEDDAVPEEQIFPVLEHLLRARFSEPHLRDALYLKLYHPERLQHYTNPEPMRILEWVGVGMLLGPLLTWIYMRFASRPGFSWPVMLFFSLYSMGLVELVGRHYFLELRRLSPSLYSVVPASQCCTPAMLFPAPAARRTLTYLSQVYCHKGFGKDMALYSLLRAKGERAYVVEPNLVKHIGLFSSLRYNFHPSLL
- the PGAP4 gene encoding post-GPI attachment to proteins factor 4 isoform X1, whose protein sequence is MSTSTSPAAMLLRRLRRLSWGSTAVQLFILTVVTFGLLAPLACHRLLHSYFYLRHWHLNQMSQEFLQQSLKEGEAALHYFEELPSANGSVPIVWQATPRPWLVITIITVDRQPGFHYVLQVVSQFHRLLQQCGPQCEGHQLFLCNVERSVSHFDAKLLSKYVPVANRYEGTEDDYGDDPSTNSFEKEKQDYVYCLESSLQTYNPDYVLMVEDDAVPEEQIFPVLEHLLRARFSEPHLRDALYLKLYHPERLQHYINPEPMRILEWVGVGMLLGPLLTWIYMRFASRPGFSWPVMLFFSLYSMGLVELVGRHYFLELRRLSPSLYSVVPASQCCTPAMLFPAPAARRTLTYLSQVYCHKGFGKDMALYSLLRAKGERAYVVEPNLVKHIGLFSSLRYNFHPSLL